One Oxobacter pfennigii DNA window includes the following coding sequences:
- a CDS encoding CAP domain-containing protein: protein MNRKFSFAVLSLSLILALAGCMGYDRRTAPQVPGSQGMDNNGPMISATYEKADVEYVITTQNVSVKNGVSANSPVIYNLKSGTKIRVLAKYDGNYVAYLPNNRVGMIPVSSTKPATAAVTQKIPDVPQSTASPQISAVPQTPESASAPGIPQTNQSSAGNANSSEESSMLNLVNSERSKAGLKPLASNTELTKLARLKSKDIADKNYFSHTSPTYGTPFEMMQKYGVAYLYAGENLAKNSTVQAAHQALMNSEGHRKNILSNQFTEVGIGVITDEGNNKVYTQMFIGR from the coding sequence TTGAATAGAAAGTTTAGTTTTGCAGTATTATCCTTAAGCCTAATATTAGCATTGGCAGGATGCATGGGATATGACAGACGGACAGCTCCACAAGTACCGGGAAGCCAGGGCATGGACAATAATGGCCCCATGATATCCGCCACCTATGAAAAGGCTGATGTGGAATATGTAATCACTACCCAAAACGTTTCTGTTAAAAACGGCGTATCCGCTAATTCACCTGTGATATACAACCTAAAATCCGGTACCAAAATAAGGGTATTAGCCAAATATGACGGAAACTATGTAGCTTATCTGCCCAATAACCGTGTAGGTATGATACCCGTATCCAGCACAAAACCGGCAACAGCCGCTGTCACACAAAAAATCCCGGATGTTCCTCAGTCAACAGCTTCTCCCCAGATTTCAGCAGTTCCCCAGACTCCGGAATCAGCAAGTGCACCCGGCATACCACAGACAAATCAGAGCTCTGCCGGAAATGCAAACTCATCTGAAGAATCATCCATGTTGAACTTGGTTAATTCGGAACGCTCCAAAGCAGGTTTAAAACCGCTAGCCTCAAATACGGAATTGACAAAATTAGCAAGGCTTAAGTCAAAGGATATAGCCGATAAGAATTACTTCAGTCATACTTCTCCCACTTATGGAACTCCTTTTGAAATGATGCAAAAATACGGGGTTGCATATTTGTATGCAGGTGAGAACCTTGCCAAAAATTCCACAGTACAGGCAGCACATCAGGCTCTGATGAATTCTGAAGGCCACAGAAAAAATATTTTAAGCAATCAGTTTACCGAAGTAGGCATCGGCGTTATCACAGATGAAGGGAATAACAAGGTTTACACTCAAATGTTCATAGGCCGGTAG
- a CDS encoding helix-turn-helix domain-containing protein, whose protein sequence is MEIQKLQSLLNKQEGPKLDFKQKLNTNTYGSKKELSKDVCAIANSRGGRGYIIFGIEDKTKNIIGINPSDFNEEKIQQIISTRCEPPIPISVEVVEYKEKSLAVITIYSGDQKPYQIRDVGTFYIRRGSTTDIMRKEELAGMLQEYGLLNYELTQVYKAGIESLDMAKVKDYASRIGVVFDGRDLSILESLGIVAWDKEDNKYNPTSGGLLLFGFNPQLFIPNSGIKIINKINPQFDEVNNFGGDILEMLDCAEEFLKKVVDVENYPLHAVNEALVNAAAYRNYFDIYNETLVLLLKDSIQIISPGSLINDGRNKVFEEFIPARRNMWLYQRLITLDAKNRFTQTGNGFKRMQQAFSGYGKVKILSIDNKDVFKVVFPGINKFL, encoded by the coding sequence ATGGAAATACAAAAACTCCAGTCCCTTCTTAATAAACAGGAAGGTCCAAAGCTTGATTTTAAACAGAAATTGAATACAAATACCTATGGCAGCAAAAAAGAGCTTTCTAAGGATGTGTGTGCAATAGCCAATTCCCGGGGAGGAAGAGGGTATATTATATTTGGTATTGAAGATAAAACTAAAAATATAATAGGTATAAATCCTTCGGATTTTAATGAGGAAAAAATACAGCAAATAATAAGCACCAGATGTGAGCCGCCTATCCCCATATCTGTTGAGGTAGTTGAATACAAGGAGAAAAGTCTTGCAGTAATAACCATTTATTCGGGAGATCAAAAGCCATATCAGATAAGAGATGTGGGCACCTTTTATATAAGAAGGGGCTCTACCACGGATATAATGAGAAAAGAAGAGCTTGCCGGAATGCTTCAGGAATACGGCCTTTTAAATTATGAGCTCACCCAGGTGTATAAGGCGGGTATTGAGAGCCTTGATATGGCAAAAGTCAAGGATTACGCATCAAGAATAGGCGTGGTATTTGACGGCAGGGATTTAAGCATATTAGAAAGCCTGGGGATCGTAGCCTGGGATAAGGAAGATAATAAATACAATCCCACCAGCGGAGGGCTGCTGCTCTTTGGCTTTAATCCTCAGCTTTTTATTCCTAATAGCGGTATAAAGATTATAAATAAGATTAATCCCCAATTTGACGAAGTGAATAATTTCGGAGGCGATATACTTGAAATGTTAGACTGTGCAGAGGAATTTTTAAAAAAGGTAGTAGATGTTGAAAATTACCCTTTGCATGCTGTAAACGAAGCTTTGGTAAATGCGGCTGCCTACAGAAATTATTTTGATATATACAATGAGACACTTGTATTACTCCTTAAAGATTCGATACAGATTATAAGTCCCGGAAGTTTAATAAATGACGGGAGAAACAAAGTGTTTGAAGAGTTCATACCTGCAAGAAGAAATATGTGGCTTTACCAGAGGCTTATTACCTTAGACGCTAAAAATAGATTTACTCAAACGGGAAACGGTTTTAAAAGGATGCAGCAGGCTTTTTCAGGCTATGGCAAAGTGAAAATATTGAGCATAGACAACAAGGATGTGTTTAAAGTAGTTTTTCCCGGAATTAATAAATTTTTATAA
- a CDS encoding DUF2249 domain-containing protein: protein MSKGRQQNERKSYSGYKNIPHRERYAKILDTLDSLNEGDVVEIIHDHDPYAMKEQLSQIMPGMFEWSYIEKGPYDWRVDIKKVFKKPQIQNSSHMDNLFYSDKYTSIH from the coding sequence ATCAGCAAAGGGAGGCAGCAAAATGAGCGAAAAAGTTATTCTGGATATAAAAATATCCCCCACCGAGAGAGATATGCGAAGATACTTGATACTCTGGATTCTTTAAACGAAGGAGATGTGGTGGAAATAATCCATGACCATGACCCCTATGCAATGAAAGAGCAATTATCCCAAATAATGCCGGGTATGTTTGAATGGTCATATATCGAAAAGGGGCCTTATGATTGGCGGGTGGATATAAAGAAGGTTTTCAAAAAGCCGCAAATTCAAAACAGCAGTCATATGGATAACTTGTTTTATTCAGATAAATATACTTCAATACATTAA
- a CDS encoding aldehyde ferredoxin oxidoreductase N-terminal domain-containing protein, translated as MEGYKDNILKINLTAKSIYKKKLNKNYIDKYLGGEGYGAALLLDEASYSTHAFSPGNQLSFNTGPLTGSILPSASNLSAAFISPLTNALGICNLKSHIGAEIKFAGYDSLILDGASVKPIYIYINDDYVEIRDAADIWGLDTKETISYLKESLGKEFKIMCIGPAGEKLSRIASIYCDDLFISRGGIGAVMGYKKVKAIAVRGSGCFLIADKRKFLSYSKKVSKLFSGINYSAILEKISSRDLLPFNSLNENNPELMGEPEFEAITSLGLKCGVLSLNDVLTAYYYTVIYGLDPQYTGAAVSCAMEWFEKGILKAPDTDGLDLKFGNGQAMIELVKKIGQREAFGEIFADGAYYAALKLDGNAMDYTPEKNTALLPIYTHESTALALTMVSASLLGLYSLDIINAEISPDILTGLYSAVTGMPMENNELFKKAERTLAIEHIINFKRGFKTKDDYLPIKFLKSPSLLYKGNIIDVDSVLYAYYDSSGYNKENTIPTVDKLKELGMEDVIEKL; from the coding sequence TTGGAAGGATATAAGGATAATATTTTAAAAATTAATCTGACTGCCAAATCCATATACAAAAAAAAGCTAAATAAAAACTATATAGATAAATACTTAGGGGGAGAAGGTTATGGTGCCGCCTTGCTTTTAGATGAAGCCTCATATAGCACTCATGCTTTCAGCCCCGGAAATCAATTGAGCTTCAATACCGGTCCCTTAACGGGCTCAATATTGCCTTCAGCGTCAAATCTTTCGGCAGCTTTTATATCCCCGCTTACCAATGCCTTGGGAATATGCAATTTAAAGAGTCATATTGGGGCAGAAATTAAGTTTGCCGGATATGATTCTCTTATACTTGATGGTGCATCTGTAAAACCTATATATATTTATATTAATGACGATTATGTTGAAATAAGGGATGCAGCTGATATCTGGGGGCTTGATACCAAAGAAACAATTTCTTATTTAAAAGAAAGCCTTGGTAAAGAATTTAAGATAATGTGCATCGGACCGGCAGGAGAGAAATTATCAAGGATTGCATCCATATACTGTGACGATCTTTTTATAAGCCGGGGCGGAATTGGTGCCGTCATGGGCTATAAAAAGGTTAAGGCTATTGCAGTAAGAGGGAGCGGGTGTTTTCTAATCGCTGATAAAAGGAAATTTTTATCTTACAGTAAAAAAGTTTCAAAATTATTTTCAGGTATAAATTACTCCGCAATTCTCGAAAAAATTTCTTCCCGGGATTTATTGCCCTTTAATAGTTTAAATGAAAATAATCCTGAGCTTATGGGTGAACCTGAGTTTGAAGCAATTACTTCATTAGGCTTAAAGTGCGGTGTTTTATCCTTGAATGATGTTTTAACAGCTTATTATTATACTGTTATTTACGGCCTGGATCCCCAGTATACCGGCGCTGCAGTGTCTTGTGCCATGGAATGGTTTGAGAAAGGTATTTTAAAGGCACCAGATACCGATGGTCTAGATCTTAAATTCGGCAACGGGCAAGCTATGATTGAACTGGTAAAAAAGATAGGCCAAAGGGAGGCCTTCGGAGAAATATTTGCCGACGGTGCTTATTATGCAGCTTTGAAACTAGATGGAAACGCAATGGATTATACTCCTGAAAAAAATACGGCTCTCCTGCCTATATATACTCATGAGAGTACAGCTTTAGCCTTAACGATGGTATCTGCCTCTCTCTTGGGATTGTACAGCCTTGATATAATAAACGCAGAAATATCACCTGATATCCTCACGGGATTATATTCAGCAGTTACCGGCATGCCTATGGAAAATAACGAGCTTTTTAAAAAAGCTGAACGGACACTGGCAATTGAGCACATAATAAATTTCAAAAGAGGATTCAAAACAAAGGATGATTATCTTCCCATAAAATTTTTAAAGAGCCCCTCGTTACTTTATAAAGGAAATATCATAGATGTAGATTCCGTATTGTATGCATATTATGATTCCTCTGGTTATAATAAAGAAAATACCATCCCAACAGTTGATAAATTAAAAGAGCTTGGAATGGAAGATGTAATTGAAAAATTATAA
- a CDS encoding accessory gene regulator ArgB-like protein, protein MSVHRISKFISSKISRELSLPSDKQEIIEYGTIGLISELLSMFSILVTALIFNMVFEAAIITFCSAFLRKYSGGAHCSSPLRCALLGAVVVPVLVLLGRLVGTLDFVTLIAIIVFINLICITIFSIYSPVDSPSKPIKNIHKRKILRLKAVTLSVVLFLTSALLLYLNFGQVSALITMGMSNQALTLTKPGHVGIKFFDKLLSIVNI, encoded by the coding sequence ATGTCGGTGCATAGAATATCTAAATTTATATCATCAAAAATATCTAGGGAACTATCATTACCTTCGGACAAGCAGGAAATTATTGAATATGGTACCATTGGGCTTATTTCAGAGCTTTTGTCAATGTTTTCTATTTTGGTCACAGCTTTAATATTCAATATGGTATTTGAAGCGGCTATAATTACATTTTGCAGTGCATTTTTAAGAAAATATTCCGGCGGCGCCCACTGCAGCTCGCCCTTAAGGTGTGCATTGCTGGGGGCTGTTGTGGTACCAGTTTTAGTGCTGCTGGGAAGGCTTGTTGGAACACTTGACTTTGTTACCTTAATTGCCATTATTGTATTTATAAACTTGATATGTATAACTATTTTTTCTATATACTCTCCTGTTGACTCACCCTCTAAACCAATAAAGAATATTCATAAAAGAAAAATATTAAGATTAAAAGCTGTCACCCTTTCGGTGGTTTTGTTCTTAACTTCGGCTCTTTTATTATATTTAAATTTTGGACAAGTATCTGCACTTATTACAATGGGGATGAGTAATCAAGCACTAACTCTAACCAAGCCGGGGCATGTCGGTATTAAATTTTTCGATAAATTATTGAGCATAGTGAACATTTGA
- a CDS encoding cyclic lactone autoinducer peptide, whose amino-acid sequence MKKITRTIFTLAAAILTFAAMTSVANACAMIFYQPQVPAALREE is encoded by the coding sequence ATGAAGAAAATTACAAGGACAATATTTACTCTTGCAGCAGCAATACTAACTTTCGCAGCTATGACCAGCGTGGCTAATGCTTGTGCTATGATATTCTACCAGCCACAGGTACCGGCAGCTTTAAGAGAAGAATAG
- a CDS encoding bifunctional diguanylate cyclase/phosphohydrolase, whose translation MNNIFDRKRDSEICEIIAVIRVLFILLIFTSVYSMLPQDLFSLPLEVIIITAFVLIVFVAIYLSWGYFIKTSVQTLEISRKDIIYQVIYVAVLTLIIFFTGAHESQYKNIYFLVIIADSMRHGSKMGILSSVLSTVGIMFNDMVYNASESINIYLQADLVIIVSFFVIGWMLGKYVENEIEHRKKLSEKVVTDEVTGLYNHRYFQERLHTDIETAQAEKGKVALIMIDLDYFKYYNDTYGHQQGDTLLREVGEAIKSCIKNSGTVCRYGGDEFAVILYNKTVEETAQIGERIRMAIDGANFFEKENQPSSEVTASLGIALYPDNASDKDELIKKADDAMYKAKYMSKNKVEIYFSVLDDLKQLLNESERDLLNSMRTLITVINAKDRYTYGHSERVVSYATMIGQAMGLDEIELRQLRYGAYLHDIGKIEISREVLNKETQLTHEEWRILKSHPEWGAEIIKPINALKDSIPAVLYHHERFDGWGYPEGLSGKNIPLLARILSVADSYDAMTTKRPYKVSKSFEEAIEELEKSKGTQLDPDIVDIFVSLLLNNKNEIA comes from the coding sequence ATGAATAATATTTTTGACAGAAAAAGAGATTCAGAAATATGTGAAATTATAGCTGTTATAAGAGTTTTATTTATATTATTAATTTTTACAAGTGTTTATTCTATGCTGCCTCAGGATTTGTTCAGTCTTCCATTAGAAGTAATAATTATAACGGCATTTGTTTTAATAGTTTTTGTAGCAATTTATTTAAGCTGGGGATATTTCATAAAGACGAGTGTCCAGACACTGGAAATCAGCAGGAAAGATATTATATACCAAGTAATTTATGTGGCAGTATTGACTTTAATTATTTTTTTTACCGGCGCTCATGAAAGCCAGTATAAAAATATATACTTTCTTGTTATAATTGCCGACTCAATGAGGCATGGCAGCAAAATGGGCATATTGTCTTCTGTTTTGAGCACTGTGGGAATAATGTTTAATGATATGGTATATAATGCCAGCGAAAGCATAAACATATACCTGCAAGCCGATCTGGTTATAATAGTCAGCTTTTTTGTTATCGGCTGGATGCTTGGAAAATACGTAGAAAATGAAATTGAACATAGAAAAAAACTTTCCGAAAAGGTTGTAACCGACGAGGTTACGGGGTTATATAACCACAGGTATTTTCAGGAAAGATTACATACAGATATAGAGACAGCACAGGCGGAAAAGGGCAAGGTTGCCCTTATTATGATTGATTTGGATTATTTTAAGTATTATAATGACACCTACGGACACCAGCAGGGAGACACTTTGTTGCGGGAAGTGGGAGAGGCGATAAAAAGCTGTATAAAAAACAGCGGCACTGTATGCAGGTACGGGGGAGACGAATTTGCCGTAATTTTATACAATAAAACGGTAGAAGAAACTGCCCAGATAGGCGAGAGAATAAGAATGGCAATAGACGGGGCAAATTTCTTTGAAAAGGAAAATCAGCCTTCAAGTGAAGTCACAGCATCATTAGGGATCGCACTTTATCCCGACAATGCAAGTGACAAGGATGAGCTTATAAAAAAAGCTGATGATGCCATGTATAAGGCAAAGTATATGAGCAAAAACAAAGTGGAGATTTATTTTTCAGTGCTGGATGATTTAAAGCAGCTTTTAAATGAATCTGAGCGGGACTTGCTTAATTCCATGAGAACATTGATTACTGTCATTAATGCCAAAGACAGGTATACGTACGGTCACTCCGAAAGAGTTGTTTCCTATGCGACTATGATTGGACAGGCAATGGGCCTGGACGAGATTGAGCTTCGCCAATTAAGATACGGAGCTTATCTACATGATATAGGCAAGATAGAAATATCAAGAGAGGTATTAAATAAAGAAACCCAGCTTACCCATGAGGAATGGAGAATATTAAAGAGCCACCCTGAGTGGGGAGCGGAGATAATAAAGCCCATTAATGCCCTTAAGGATTCAATACCGGCAGTATTATATCATCATGAAAGATTCGATGGCTGGGGATATCCAGAAGGTTTGAGCGGAAAAAATATACCGCTTTTGGCACGCATACTTTCCGTTGCGGACAGCTATGATGCCATGACTACCAAGAGGCCGTACAAAGTATCAAAAAGCTTTGAGGAAGCCATAGAAGAACTGGAAAAAAGCAAAGGCACCCAATTGGACCCGGACATAGTTGACATATTCGTGAGTCTGCTCTTGAACAACAAAAACGAAATAGCATAA
- a CDS encoding mannose-1-phosphate guanylyltransferase has protein sequence MFLDYAVIMSGGMGTRFWPRSRNSMPKQFLRTVGEKTMIQGTVDRISKCINHENICIVTNRNYIKTITKQLPGIKNENIFIEPYNRETATCIGLAAIKLLSRDPDALMIVLPSDHVIQNTREFRKAIEAAIKIARRDDVLVTFGVVPTRPETAYGYIETGGLIEVNNTIPAYKVKRFTEKPNKTVAQMFLDKGTFLWNSGMFVWKAQTLLDEMEKYLPDLYLSLMTMKESIGKPNEEKIIENEYKKVDGISIDFGVMEKSLKITVLKTNMDWDDIGNWNALEKYYLKDDDNNIVNALCSSIDTKNCIIFGNERLIATIGVNNLLVVDAGDTVLICDRERDQDIKEMVKQLQMMRGFDKFI, from the coding sequence GTGTTTTTGGATTATGCGGTTATTATGTCGGGGGGTATGGGTACCAGGTTCTGGCCCAGGTCGAGAAACAGCATGCCCAAGCAGTTTTTAAGGACTGTGGGTGAAAAAACCATGATACAGGGTACCGTTGACAGAATATCCAAATGTATAAATCATGAGAACATATGTATAGTTACCAATAGGAATTATATAAAGACCATAACAAAACAACTTCCGGGAATAAAAAATGAGAACATATTTATTGAACCTTACAACAGAGAGACGGCTACATGCATAGGACTTGCAGCAATAAAGCTTTTATCAAGGGACCCTGACGCATTAATGATAGTGCTGCCTTCAGACCACGTCATACAAAACACCAGGGAATTCAGAAAAGCTATCGAAGCGGCTATAAAAATTGCCAGGAGGGATGATGTTTTAGTAACCTTCGGAGTGGTTCCCACCCGGCCGGAAACAGCATACGGTTATATTGAAACAGGAGGGCTTATTGAAGTAAATAATACCATTCCTGCATACAAAGTTAAAAGATTTACCGAAAAGCCTAATAAAACCGTAGCCCAGATGTTTTTGGATAAAGGCACATTTTTGTGGAACAGCGGCATGTTTGTATGGAAGGCCCAAACCCTGCTCGATGAAATGGAAAAGTATCTTCCGGATTTGTATTTAAGCCTTATGACAATGAAGGAGTCCATCGGAAAGCCTAATGAAGAGAAGATCATAGAGAATGAATATAAAAAAGTCGACGGTATTTCCATAGATTTTGGAGTTATGGAGAAATCCTTAAAGATAACAGTCCTTAAAACAAATATGGATTGGGATGATATAGGAAATTGGAACGCACTGGAAAAGTATTATCTTAAGGATGATGATAACAATATAGTCAATGCTCTGTGTTCCAGTATTGATACTAAAAACTGCATAATATTTGGTAATGAAAGACTCATTGCTACAATAGGAGTTAATAACCTTTTAGTGGTAGACGCGGGGGATACCGTGCTTATCTGTGACAGGGAGAGGGACCAGGATATTAAGGAAATGGTAAAGCAGCTCCAGATGATGAGAGGATTTGATAAATTTATATAA
- a CDS encoding peptide ABC transporter substrate-binding protein: MKRRTSIFLSILLVLSLVLTACGGGGNTQPTPSPTGGADAAKILKMNSHSEPGALHPGLAQGTHDSLPLDHLFEGLTKRDPEGKFVPGMAKEWKMSEDGLTWTFTLRDGVKWSNGDPVTAQDFEYAWKFCLSPAAASEYAWQLYYIVGAEAYNTSKETDAAKLKALEDAVGVKALDEKTLEVKLGQPVPYFLELMAFYTYYPVNKKVQEANPNWYTEASTFVSNGAFKMTEWNHKENIQVMKNENYYDKDKIKLDGINFALVEDTNTAWQMYQAGELDIEFQLPPDVIAKLKADNNPEFVIGPDLAVYFYRFNTTRKPYSNLKVRQALAMAIDRTTIVEQVTQGGQKPVYGIVPYGVPNENGEDFREKVGDYFKEDLEGAKKLLAEGLQEEGLDKLSLTILYNTDEGHKKVAEAVQEMWRKNLGIEVTLENTEFQVKIDREDALDYDVSRAGWIGDYVDPMTFLDMWDSKSSQNETGWTNPQFDELIAKAKVEFDPAKRMQYMRDAEKIFMEAMPVMPIYSYTRPYVAKSYVTGIFKPANRDIQAHYADIVK, from the coding sequence GTGAAAAGGAGAACATCAATATTTTTAAGCATTTTGCTTGTACTTAGCTTAGTGCTTACCGCATGCGGTGGCGGTGGAAATACACAACCTACACCATCGCCAACAGGTGGGGCAGATGCCGCTAAGATTCTAAAGATGAACAGCCACAGTGAACCAGGTGCTCTGCATCCAGGATTGGCACAGGGAACCCATGATTCTTTACCTTTAGACCATCTGTTTGAAGGTTTGACTAAGAGGGACCCTGAAGGTAAGTTTGTGCCTGGAATGGCAAAAGAATGGAAAATGAGTGAAGATGGACTGACATGGACATTTACACTTCGTGACGGTGTTAAATGGTCAAATGGCGATCCTGTAACCGCTCAGGACTTTGAATATGCATGGAAATTCTGCTTAAGTCCTGCTGCAGCTTCAGAATATGCATGGCAGCTTTATTATATTGTAGGCGCTGAAGCCTATAATACTTCTAAAGAAACAGATGCTGCTAAACTAAAAGCTCTGGAAGATGCCGTAGGTGTTAAAGCGCTGGATGAGAAAACACTGGAAGTAAAACTCGGCCAGCCTGTTCCTTATTTCCTTGAATTGATGGCGTTCTATACTTATTATCCTGTAAATAAAAAAGTGCAGGAAGCAAATCCTAACTGGTATACCGAAGCAAGTACATTTGTATCAAACGGCGCCTTCAAGATGACTGAATGGAACCACAAGGAAAATATTCAGGTTATGAAAAATGAAAACTACTATGATAAAGACAAGATTAAACTTGATGGTATTAATTTTGCCCTGGTTGAGGATACAAATACTGCATGGCAGATGTACCAGGCAGGAGAACTGGATATTGAGTTCCAGCTGCCTCCGGATGTAATTGCCAAGCTTAAAGCTGACAATAATCCTGAATTTGTTATAGGACCGGATCTTGCCGTATACTTCTATCGTTTCAATACCACCAGAAAACCATATAGCAATTTGAAGGTACGTCAAGCTCTTGCTATGGCTATTGATAGGACCACTATAGTTGAACAGGTTACCCAAGGCGGCCAAAAGCCTGTCTATGGAATAGTACCTTATGGTGTTCCAAATGAAAATGGAGAAGACTTCAGGGAAAAAGTTGGCGACTACTTTAAAGAAGATTTAGAAGGAGCAAAGAAGCTTCTGGCAGAAGGGTTGCAAGAAGAAGGTCTGGATAAATTAAGCCTCACAATTCTATACAATACAGATGAAGGACATAAGAAGGTTGCAGAAGCCGTTCAGGAAATGTGGCGCAAGAACCTTGGAATAGAAGTTACTCTTGAAAACACAGAATTCCAGGTTAAGATCGACCGTGAAGACGCTCTGGACTACGATGTTTCAAGGGCAGGCTGGATTGGTGACTATGTCGACCCGATGACATTCCTTGATATGTGGGATTCAAAGAGCTCTCAGAATGAAACTGGCTGGACAAATCCACAGTTTGATGAGCTGATTGCAAAAGCAAAAGTTGAATTTGACCCGGCAAAACGTATGCAGTATATGCGTGATGCAGAAAAAATATTTATGGAAGCTATGCCTGTAATGCCAATATATTCCTATACAAGGCCATATGTGGCTAAATCATATGTAACAGGAATATTTAAGCCTGCAAACAGAGATATTCAGGCTCATTATGCCGATATTGTAAAATAA
- a CDS encoding ABC transporter permease, with protein MKHYNLDKPLIVQYGIYLKNLTKLDFGPSLKSKSITVNYYIKNGFPKSMHLGAQALAVAISIGLLLGIIAALNHNKWPDYLSMMVSIIGISVPGFILATVLIEYLSVQNNIFPVAGWKSWLHTILPTIALSVMTLAFIARLMRSSMLEVLGQDYIKTAKAKGLSGSTVIFKHAIRNAILPVVTVLGINAANLVTGSFIIEQIFGIAGTGEMFVRSIFNRDYPVILGSAVFYSSILIFMNFLVDIAYTFIDPRIKIAGSDKPDGWFTTTIKNLFRRNWDNNNSLSAGGGK; from the coding sequence TTGAAACACTATAATTTGGACAAACCTTTAATTGTGCAATATGGAATTTATTTAAAAAATCTTACCAAGCTTGATTTTGGGCCATCGCTCAAATCAAAAAGCATTACTGTGAATTATTATATAAAAAATGGATTTCCAAAATCCATGCATCTTGGAGCCCAGGCTCTCGCTGTAGCTATATCTATAGGATTGCTGCTGGGTATTATAGCAGCATTAAATCATAATAAATGGCCGGATTATCTCTCTATGATGGTTTCAATCATAGGTATTTCGGTGCCTGGATTTATCCTTGCGACAGTGTTGATTGAATATTTGTCTGTCCAGAATAATATATTTCCGGTGGCGGGATGGAAATCGTGGCTTCATACCATTCTTCCTACTATAGCACTGTCTGTTATGACATTAGCTTTTATTGCAAGGCTTATGCGTTCCAGTATGCTGGAAGTATTGGGGCAGGATTATATTAAGACTGCCAAGGCAAAAGGATTGTCAGGAAGTACAGTGATTTTTAAGCATGCCATAAGGAATGCAATTTTACCTGTAGTAACGGTTTTGGGAATAAATGCTGCCAATCTTGTGACAGGCAGTTTTATCATAGAGCAAATATTTGGAATTGCCGGTACGGGAGAGATGTTTGTAAGGTCTATATTTAACCGTGATTATCCTGTTATACTGGGGTCAGCGGTGTTCTACAGCTCAATTTTGATATTTATGAATTTTCTCGTTGATATAGCCTATACGTTTATCGATCCAAGAATTAAAATTGCCGGATCCGACAAGCCGGATGGCTGGTTTACAACAACTATTAAAAATTTATTTAGGAGAAATTGGGATAATAACAACAGTCTGAGTGCAGGAGGTGGGAAATGA